In the Flavobacteriales bacterium genome, CAGCACCGACCTCATCAGCGGCTTCTGCGGCGAGACCGAGGAGGAGCACCAGGACACCCTGAGCCTGATGGAGGCGGTGCGCTACGACATGGCCTACATGTTCAAGTACAGCGAGCGCCCGAAGACCCTGGCCGCGCGCAAGTACGCGGACGACGTGCCGGACGAGGTGAAAGGCCGGCGCCTGCAGGAGGTGATCGACCTGCAGATGAAGCATGCCGGTGAGCGCAACCAACGGCACGTGGGCCAGGTGCAGGAGGTGTTGATCGAGGGCGTGAGCAAGCGAAGCGATGCGCACCTGTTCGGCCGCAACAGCCAGAACGCGGTGGTGATCGTGGCGCGCGGGCACCAGGGCACGGAGCTGACCCCCGGCGACCGGGTGCTGGCACGGATCGTGAGCGGCACGAGCGGCTCGTTGCAGGGCGAGGTGACGGAGGTCGTGGCGCGTCGCCAGGCCTCCGCCGAAGTGGCTTCATAGGACCAACGGGCGCGGAGGCGCACCAGAGCACGGCACGGAATGAACGTACAACCCATCAAGCAGCGGTTCGGCATCATCGGTGGATCGCCGATGCTCGACCGGGCCATCGAGATCGCCGCGCAGGTGGCGCCGACGGACCTGACGGTGCTGATCACCGGCGAGAGCGGCTCGGGCAAGGAGGTGATGCCGCAGATCGTGCATCAGCTCAGCTCGCGCAAGCACGGCCCGTACATCGCGGTGAACTGTGGCGCCATCCCGGAGGGCACGATCGACAGTGAGCTCTTCGGCCACGAGAAGGGCAGCTTCACCGGAGCGCACGAAGCGCGCAAGGGCTACTTCGAGGTGGCCGACAAGGGCACCATCTTCCTGGACGAGGTGGGCGAGCTGCCGCTGACCACGCAGGTGCGCCTGCTGCGGGTGCTGGAGACCGGCGAGTTCATCCGTGTGGGCAGCAGCAAGGCGCAGAAGACCAACGTCCGCGTGGTGGCGGCGACGAACGTGAACATGCTGCAGGCCGTGCAACGGGGCAGCTTCCGCGAGGACCTGTACTACCGCCTGAACACCGTGCCCATCCACGTGCCCCCGTTGCGGGAGCGACGCGAGGACATCCACCTGCTGTTCCGCAAGTTCGCCAGCGATGCCGCCGAGCGGTACCGCATGCCGGCCATCACCCTGGAACCCGATGCGCTGAAGCTGCTGACGGAGTACCGCTGGCCCGGGAACGTGCGCCAGCTTCGGAACATCGTGGACCAGTTGAGCGTGATCGAGCAGACGCGGTCGATCGGTGCAGCGACCTTGAGGCAGTATCTGCCGGAGGAGAGCACCGCGCTCGTACCTGCCGGGGTCGGGCGGGCGGCGGGGTTGGACAGCGTGAGCGAACGGGAGCTGATCTACAAGTTCCTGTTCGACATGAAGAACGACCTCACCGTGTTGAAGGAGCAGGTGGCCGCCCTGATGCACGGTCAGCCGCTGCCCTCCATCGCTCCGCCGGTCTACCGGGATGAGATCGTGCTGCCGATGCAGGGCACGCCGTCGGGCACCGTGAGCATCCAGCTGCCGCAGCGGCCGGGCGAAGCGGACGAGGAGGTGGAGCACATGGAAGTGGAGGAATCGCTGAGCCTGGAGGAAAAGGAGAAGGAGCTGATCCGCA is a window encoding:
- a CDS encoding sigma-54-dependent Fis family transcriptional regulator, whose amino-acid sequence is MNVQPIKQRFGIIGGSPMLDRAIEIAAQVAPTDLTVLITGESGSGKEVMPQIVHQLSSRKHGPYIAVNCGAIPEGTIDSELFGHEKGSFTGAHEARKGYFEVADKGTIFLDEVGELPLTTQVRLLRVLETGEFIRVGSSKAQKTNVRVVAATNVNMLQAVQRGSFREDLYYRLNTVPIHVPPLRERREDIHLLFRKFASDAAERYRMPAITLEPDALKLLTEYRWPGNVRQLRNIVDQLSVIEQTRSIGAATLRQYLPEESTALVPAGVGRAAGLDSVSERELIYKFLFDMKNDLTVLKEQVAALMHGQPLPSIAPPVYRDEIVLPMQGTPSGTVSIQLPQRPGEADEEVEHMEVEESLSLEEKEKELIRKALTKHRNRRKTAAAELGISERTLYRKIKEYGLQ